Genomic window (Candidatus Lernaella stagnicola):
AACAACTTGATCGTGATGGCCGTGGCCAGCAAGAAACTGCCAGTCTCCAAGTTGATGCGTAATTGGGTCATTGTGTATGTCGGCAATTTGGTCGGTTCGGTCGTTACGGCTTACTTGATGTATATGACCCGTACGTGGGAAACCGGCGCCGGCGGCGCGTTGGGCATTACGGCCCTGAACATCGCCGGAGGCAAAGCGGGCCTGACGTTCACCGTCGCCCTCACCCGCGGTATCTTCTGCAACGCGTTGGTCTGCTTGGCCGTGTGGCTTTGCTTCTCGGCGCGCAGCGTCGAAGGTAAAATCCTGGCCATCCTGTTCCCGATCGCCGCATTCGTCGCGGCCGGTTTTGAGCACTGCGTGGCCAACATGTATTTCATTCCGGCCGGCCTGTTCATCAAAATGGGCGCGTCCGCTGAATACCTGGCCGGAGCCAAAAGCAGCGCACTCGCCAGCCTTACCTGGGGCAATTTCTTCATCGGCAACCTGTTGCCGGTGACCATCGGTAACATTATCGGTGGCTCGGGTTTCGTCGGCGCCGTGTACTGGATCGTTTATCGGCGAAAAGAGAAAAAATAGCGTTTCCCATTTCCATATAAAAACAGTCGGCGTCTTTTCCGACTTGGCCTTTGAGAAAAAATATAGAAAAAGGCCCGAAGCAAATCCGGGCCCTTTTTGATTTAACCTTACGACTGGTTGCTAGGACACCAGCGCCTCAAACTCACTGCGGAACTTCGTGATCATCGCCTCGATCGGCATGGCGAACGCGTCGCCGGTAGGGCATAGCGTGGCGCCCTTCACGGTGGCGCAAATGCGCAAAATCGTGTCGATGTCTTCGGGTTTGCCGTCGCCTTTAACCATGCGACGCAGCAGCATCTTGATCGCGTGCGATCCCTTGCGGCACGGTATGCATTGGCCGCACGATTCATGCGCGTAGAACTCGATCGTCCGCAGGGCCACTTCGGGGATGTTGGCGGTATCGTTCATGACGATGATTCCGCCCGAGCCGAGCATCGTGCCTTTTTTGATGCACGTGTCGTAATCCATGCTCAGACCCTTGGCTTCCTCGGGCGTCAGAATCGGCACCGAGAGCCCACCCACGATCACCGCTTTCATTTTTCCGCCGACGCCGCCGGCGGCCTCCAACAACGTATCCAACGACGTGCCCAGCGGGTATTCGTAGGTACCGGGTTTGTTCACGTGGCCGGAGATGCCGTAGATTTTCGGCCCGAAGTTGTTGGCGTTCTCGCCGATGGCGAGGTAGGCGTCCGCGCCTTGATCCACGATGAAGGGCACATTGGCCAGTGTCTCGACGTTGTTGACGATGGTCGGACAACCGTACAAGCCTTCGACGGCGGGGAACGGCGGTTTGAGTCGCGGGTTGCCGCGTTTGCCTTCGAGCGATTCGATCAGCGCGGTTTCTTCGCCGCAGACGTAGGCGCCGGCCCCCAAGTGCACGATGATGTCGAAATCAAAGCCGCTGCCGAGGATGTCGGCTCCCAGTTTGCCTTGAGCCCGCGCTTCGTCCAGCGCGACGTTGAGGATATCCGCGATCCATTCGAACTCGCCGCGGATGTAAATGAAACCCAACTTCGAGCCGATGGCGAAACCGGCAATCGTCATGCCCTCGATCAGCAAATGCGGATCGTACTCCATGATCTGACGATCTTTGAACGTGCCCGGCTCGCCCTCGTCCGCGTTGCAGATCAAATACACCGGCTTGTCGACGTTCTTGGGCAGGAAGCTCCACTTGAGGCCCATCGGGAACCCGGCGCCGCCGCGTCCGCGAATCGTGGACTTCATGACTTCGGCGGATACCTCGGCCGGTTTCATCGTCAACGCCTTGGCCAGCGCTTGGTAACCGCCGTCGGCCAGGTAGGTTTCGATCTTTGCCGAATCGGCCACGCCGCGATGTTTCAGCAGAATGTTGCATTCGGTACCGAAATTCGCTTCGTCGACCGTCTCGGGCATCACGCCCTCGCGCAGGCTTTGCAGCAAGCGGTCGGTCTTTTCCGGCGTCATGTTCTCGTAGTAGCGGTCGTTAACCTGAATCACCGGACAGGTGCCGCAGGAAGCCAGGTCCTCGACAACACTGAGGGTGAACAAGCCGTCGTCGGTCGTTTCGCCTACCTGGATGGACAAGGCCACCTGCAAATGCTCGACGATTTTGCCCGCGCCCATCAGCATGGCCGGGATGTTCGTGTCGACTTGCAGATGGTACGTACCGACCGGCTTGCGGTTGTACATCGTGTAGTAGGTGCGCACGCCGAAGGCTTCGGCCACCGAGACGTCGATGAGCTTGGCCACTTCAGCGAGATCCTCGTCGGTGATGAAACCCGCCGAACTCTTTTGCACCAGCGACAAGGCCGGCATCAGCGCCGACTTGCCGTCGGGGTAACGGCCAATGATTTCTTCGATTTGAGTGCGAAGTTGTGGGTCTAGCATGATTGCCCCTCCTGGTTGCTCACCCGAGCAATACGCGCCGCAGCGACTTTGTATTCCGGGATTTTGGCCACCGGGTCCAGGGCGTCGTTGGTCAGCATGTTAGCGGCGGCTTCCGCGAAGTGGAAGGGAACGAAAATCGAACCCACCGCCACGCGATCAACGATCTTGGCTTGCGTTGTGATGGAGCCACGCCGCGTGGTGATTTGCACCATTTCGCCGTCTTTGATGCCGTGTTTTTCCGCATCGACCGGATGCAATTCCACGTGGCCCGCCGACACCAAGGCGTTGAGGATTTCCGAACGCCGCGACATGCTGCCGGTGTGGAAGTGCTGCAGGATGCGGCCGGTGCTCAGCACCATATCCCATTCCGCATCGGTCTCTTCGGCCGGCGGTTTGTAGGTCATGGGGGTGAGCACGCCGAGGCCGCGCACGAACTTATCCTTGTGCAGGAATTTCGTGCCGGGATGCTCGGCGTTCGGGCAGGGCCATTGGATGCCCACGTTCTTGATCCGTTCGTAGGTCAACCCGGCGTAGGACGGCGTCAGGTCGGTGATTTCCCGGAAGATCGCCTCGGGCGTGCGGGCAAACTCTTGACCGAACAAGGCGGCCAGATCGGCGATGATCTCATAGTCGGTCTTGGTGATGCCGCGCGGGGTTAGGGCGACGTTGCTCAGTTGCACGCGCCGCTCGGTGTTGGTGGTCGTGCCTTGCTTTTCGGCGAACGAAACCGCAGGCAACACGACGTCGGCCATCGCGGTGGTTTCGGTGTGCACGATATCCTGCACGATCAACAGATCGAGTTTTTCGAGGCATTCCTTCACGTGGTTTAGATTCGGGTCTGACACCATCGGGTTCTCGCCCATGATGAAGAGCGCCCGGATCGAATCGCCGCAGGCCGGAATCATCATCGTCAGGGTTTGGCCTACGTTGGGGTTGAGTTCGGCACCCCAGTACTCGCTGAATTTTTTGATCGCGTCCGGATTGTTTACGGGCTGGTAGCCGGTAAACACGTTGGGCAGGCCGCCCATGTCGCAGGCGCCCTGCACATTGTTCTGACCACGCAGGGGATTCACGCCGCCGCCCTCGAAACCGAGGTTGCCGGTGATGAGCTGCGTGTTGACGCACGACTTGACGTTGTCCACGCCGTGGCTGTGCTGCGTGATGCCCATGCAATAGTAGAGCGCGCCGCGCCCGCCGGTTGCGTAGAGCTTGGCGGCCGCAAACAGATCGTCAGGCGAAATGCCGGTGAGCTCGGCGACTTTTTCCGGCGTGAAGAATTCGAGGCTCTTTTGGTATTCCTCGAGGCCTTCGGTGCGCGTGGCGATGTAATCGTCGGCGGCCCATCCCTCGCGCAGGATGATGTGCTGCAGGCCGCACAACAGCGCGACGTCGGAGCCGTTTTTATGCTGCAGCCAGACATCGGCGAAATCGACCAGGTCGGTGCGCCGCGGATCGCAGACGATCAACTTGGTTCCGCCGAATTTCACGGCCTGCTTGAGCATGGCTCCGAAAACCGGATGGTTCCAGGTCGTGTTGGTACCGATGGCCAGTACGACGTTGGAGGTGAACACTTCAGCCATGCTGTTGGTCATGGCGCCTGAACCCAGCGTTGTGGCCAGACCGGCCACGGTGGAGCTGTGTCAAAGTCGAGCGCAGTGATCGACATTGTTGGTCCCGATCACCGCCCTTGCGAATCGTTGCAGTTGGTAGTTCTCTTCGTTGGTCACTTTCGCCGAAGCGAAAAAGCCGATCGCATCCGGACCGTGCTCGGTTTTTACCGCGCCCAACCGGTCGGCGACGAAGCGCAGCGCCTCGTCCCAACTCGCCTCTTCCAGCACGCCGTTCTTGCGAATCAGCGGCGTGGTCAGGCGTTGGTCGGAATCGACGAAATCCAAGCCGAAGCGGCCCTTGACGCAAAGCATGCCCTTGTTGGGTTGCTGTTCCCAGTCGCCCTCGTGCGCCATCGCGAAAGCGTAACGATCGTCCTTGGTGTGAAAGTCGATCTGGCAGCCGACGCCGCAATAGGGGCACGTGACCTTGGTCTTTTCCGTTTCCCAGGTGCGCATCTTGCCGGCGATCTGCTTGAGAGTCAGCGCGCCGACCGGGCAAACCTGGACGCATTCGCCGCATTGCACGCAGGTTGAATCGCCCATGGGGACATCCGCGTCACAAACGACCTTGGCCTCGTTGCCGCGAAAGCCGAAACCCAGGACCTGGTTTACCACGACGGTCTGACAGGCCTGCACGCAGCGCCCGCAATGGATGCATTTGTTCTCATCGCGGATGATGCCTTCGGAGGTTTCATCCTTAGGCGCCGGCGCGGCGTCGATCTGAAACACCGGCCGTTCGATACCCAGGCTGTAAGCCATGTCCTGCAGTTCGCACGCGCCGTTGGCCTCGCACGAAATGCAATTGTGGTGCCCTTCAGCCAGCAGCAACTCGACCACCATGCGGCGTGTCGCGAGGACTTTGGCCGAATTGTTAGATACGACCAACCCTTCTTTGACCGGCAAAGCGCAACTTTCCTTGAGCCTGCCTTCGACCTCTACCACGCACGCGCGGCAGCGACCGGCTTTGCCGGTTTTGGCGTGCCAGCACAAGGCGGGAATGTAAATCCCTGCGGCCCGGGCCGCTTCCAGCACGGTCTGTCCGGGCTGCGCCTCAATTTGTTGTCCGTCAATCGTGATGTGCACGGTACCTCCGTTTCGTCGCTGCGGTTGGAATCTATGGGGCCCAACCATCGTTTCACAAATCAAACAACTCGTAGTGCTAATTCTTTTTAGTTGTTACATGCCACGTGTCGGGGAAAAGCCGCGTTGTGAAAACCCTGTTACTTAACCGATCTCGAACCGGATGCAATCCGAACGAGATGAAAGATAACCAAATATTCCCCGTGTCAAATTACAGTCAGCGCTTTTCGAATGTACAATGTGAAAAGCCGCGTCTTGTCTTCCGGTACTCGACAAAATCGGCGTTACCCTATTCCTCACGACTGAAGAAATCAAGTTAGAGCTGATTGTTCTTTGTATTTATGCGTATACGAGCATAATCCGGCGTTTATACAATCCTCGCTGTGATTTTTTTCGCAGCGGGTATTTCGCCGGATATTGTGAGACGCCCGGTTGTCCCATGGGGCATAAATAGGTTAGGATGATTGACATGGAAAACAGGGTTTGATAGTTCTTTTGAGAAGTTGATGTGAGCGATGGGCGGTGTTGCTTCGTGTGGGATCCCAACCGAACCGGGTGTCACGACTTCGCCGAACGATAACTCTTGAAATTTGCACGAGGGTAGGGATGAAAGACGGTAAACATGTAGTTCTTTGCATCGACGACGATCCCGATGTATTGGTCGTTCTGCGCACGATTCTGGAAAGCGCCGGTTACGCCATGGCGGAGGCTCCCAGCGCCGAAGAGGGACTTGCTGTCTTCAAGCAGGAACAGCCCGATTTGGTGATTGTTGACTTGATGATGGAAGAAGTGGACGCCGGGAAAACCTTGGTTCAAGAGATCAAGGCATTGCAAGGTGAAGTACCAATATATATGCTCAGTTCGGTCGGTGATTCACTATCGCAACATGTCGACTTCCAAGAACTGGGATTATTGGGTGTTTTTCAGAAACCGATCGATCCCGAAACCTTGCTCGCGACAATAAAAGCCAAATTAAACTAGTCCTTTTTTCGCCGACTCGCTGCAAAGCCTCCGAGTATTTTGATACTTGTACAATTTATGGTTGAAATGCCAACAGTAATACGACTGGATCGTTGTGCCTGCAATTCATGAGGATGCCCCACCCGAGTTCACAGAACGAGTCGTAATTTCAGGTTCCCTTACAGTTCAACTCGGTAAGGGAATCCTGCTGCGCGGCAAATAACCATTCGTAAGCACGTGTATAGATAGGTCGCTCCACAAAACCGGGGCGAGAAAACACGCTGGGAATCGGCAACTTCACTGAAGGAGCCTGCTTATGGAAAAAAGCAATTTTGCTGATTCTCGTGCTATTGATTTTCTGGTCGGTTTCCTGCAACGACGATGACGACGACGATTCTTCACCCTACGATGACGACGACGACGATGATGACGACGACGACAATGATGACAACGACGACGACGATTTCTACGCTCCGCCGCCATCCAACGACGTTGGAATCTTCGTCGCGACAACCGGTAATGACGACAACCCCGGCACGATGGAAGCCCCCCTACGCACCGTCACGAAAGCAGCCGAAGTGGCCGAGAACGAAGGGAAAAGCGTCTTCGTGGCGGGCGGAGAGTACCAGCACGACGAGTTGACGACCCGCGTTTCGCTCTTTG
Coding sequences:
- a CDS encoding formate/nitrite transporter family protein, whose protein sequence is NNLIVMAVASKKLPVSKLMRNWVIVYVGNLVGSVVTAYLMYMTRTWETGAGGALGITALNIAGGKAGLTFTVALTRGIFCNALVCLAVWLCFSARSVEGKILAILFPIAAFVAAGFEHCVANMYFIPAGLFIKMGASAEYLAGAKSSALASLTWGNFFIGNLLPVTIGNIIGGSGFVGAVYWIVYRRKEKK
- the nuoF gene encoding NADH-quinone oxidoreductase subunit NuoF, whose product is MLDPQLRTQIEEIIGRYPDGKSALMPALSLVQKSSAGFITDEDLAEVAKLIDVSVAEAFGVRTYYTMYNRKPVGTYHLQVDTNIPAMLMGAGKIVEHLQVALSIQVGETTDDGLFTLSVVEDLASCGTCPVIQVNDRYYENMTPEKTDRLLQSLREGVMPETVDEANFGTECNILLKHRGVADSAKIETYLADGGYQALAKALTMKPAEVSAEVMKSTIRGRGGAGFPMGLKWSFLPKNVDKPVYLICNADEGEPGTFKDRQIMEYDPHLLIEGMTIAGFAIGSKLGFIYIRGEFEWIADILNVALDEARAQGKLGADILGSGFDFDIIVHLGAGAYVCGEETALIESLEGKRGNPRLKPPFPAVEGLYGCPTIVNNVETLANVPFIVDQGADAYLAIGENANNFGPKIYGISGHVNKPGTYEYPLGTSLDTLLEAAGGVGGKMKAVIVGGLSVPILTPEEAKGLSMDYDTCIKKGTMLGSGGIIVMNDTANIPEVALRTIEFYAHESCGQCIPCRKGSHAIKMLLRRMVKGDGKPEDIDTILRICATVKGATLCPTGDAFAMPIEAMITKFRSEFEALVS
- the fdhF gene encoding formate dehydrogenase subunit alpha, translated to MVGPHRFQPQRRNGGTVHITIDGQQIEAQPGQTVLEAARAAGIYIPALCWHAKTGKAGRCRACVVEVEGRLKESCALPVKEGLVVSNNSAKVLATRRMVVELLLAEGHHNCISCEANGACELQDMAYSLGIERPVFQIDAAPAPKDETSEGIIRDENKCIHCGRCVQACQTVVVNQVLGFGFRGNEAKVVCDADVPMGDSTCVQCGECVQVCPVGALTLKQIAGKMRTWETEKTKVTCPYCGVGCQIDFHTKDDRYAFAMAHEGDWEQQPNKGMLCVKGRFGLDFVDSDQRLTTPLIRKNGVLEEASWDEALRFVADRLGAVKTEHGPDAIGFFASAKVTNEENYQLQRFARAVIGTNNVDHCARLUHSSTVAGLATTLGSGAMTNSMAEVFTSNVVLAIGTNTTWNHPVFGAMLKQAVKFGGTKLIVCDPRRTDLVDFADVWLQHKNGSDVALLCGLQHIILREGWAADDYIATRTEGLEEYQKSLEFFTPEKVAELTGISPDDLFAAAKLYATGGRGALYYCMGITQHSHGVDNVKSCVNTQLITGNLGFEGGGVNPLRGQNNVQGACDMGGLPNVFTGYQPVNNPDAIKKFSEYWGAELNPNVGQTLTMMIPACGDSIRALFIMGENPMVSDPNLNHVKECLEKLDLLIVQDIVHTETTAMADVVLPAVSFAEKQGTTTNTERRVQLSNVALTPRGITKTDYEIIADLAALFGQEFARTPEAIFREITDLTPSYAGLTYERIKNVGIQWPCPNAEHPGTKFLHKDKFVRGLGVLTPMTYKPPAEETDAEWDMVLSTGRILQHFHTGSMSRRSEILNALVSAGHVELHPVDAEKHGIKDGEMVQITTRRGSITTQAKIVDRVAVGSIFVPFHFAEAAANMLTNDALDPVAKIPEYKVAAARIARVSNQEGQSC
- a CDS encoding response regulator gives rise to the protein MKDGKHVVLCIDDDPDVLVVLRTILESAGYAMAEAPSAEEGLAVFKQEQPDLVIVDLMMEEVDAGKTLVQEIKALQGEVPIYMLSSVGDSLSQHVDFQELGLLGVFQKPIDPETLLATIKAKLN